The proteins below come from a single Antennarius striatus isolate MH-2024 chromosome 18, ASM4005453v1, whole genome shotgun sequence genomic window:
- the odr4 gene encoding protein odr-4 homolog, with protein sequence MGRGYIVEDAVEGYLSKLCEQHEGPITGLLIGQSSSQRDYVIMASRTPLREESPLTARNSLDKEWVTEHARQVSRMLPGGLSVLGIFIITDTDAKDTVTTLCQLVFAMENLISSEYLWSAADDDITDCVTLHVNPKTRKTICRTFDTKNPKSMAKPADWKYQSGVCSSWSMVSCCLNVDLLVPLPDNRTSTESMDKCLKDGLKEWANQIQNGICLIEGKQLPEDAELMTGQKRNTRQTCTVQLLITPDDHRLSAAAQPCGGSVSVRGAIHSRAYLHSNKPKARLAEKVLKRDVLSTVATRVQMLVEELLISEESKGGFKDKHPMEKFCLPRRIFCPVKLCGPVCVCDYQFSDEGQSEAIERLKEMLDIDIAEEDLDTTQETPAEIQERGVASELTVETAEALETKRSNYVGVVMATAVALLATAASMLYLNDI encoded by the exons ATGGGCCGTGGTTACATAGTAGAAGATGCTGTGGAGGGATATTTGTCCAAACTATGTGAGCAACATGAGGGTCCTATCACAGGCCTGCTTATTGGACAG AGCTCTTCCCAAAGGGATTATGTCATCATGGCAAGTCGGACACCCCTGAGGGAGGAGTCCCCTTTAACAGCCAGAAACTCTCTGGACAAGGAGTGGGTGACTGAGCATGCTCGACAG GTGTCTAGGATGCTGCCTGGGGGCCTCTCTGTCCTGGGAATCTTCATTATCACTGATACAGATGCTAAGGACACAGTAACCACACTCTGCCAG TTGGTTTTTGCGATGGAGAACCTGATATCTTCAGAATACCTGTGGAGCGCTgcagatgatgacatcacagactgcGTCACACTGCATGTCAACCCCAAGACCAGAAA AACGATCTGCCGAACCTTTGACACCAAAAATCCAAAG AGCATGGCCAAGCCTGCCGATTGGAAGTaccagtcaggtgtgtgttcctCCTGGAGCATGGTGTCATGTTGCTTAAATGTTGATCTGTTGGTACCACTACCCGACAACAGAACTTCTACAGAAAGTATGGATAAATGTCTAAAG gATGGACTGAAAGAGTGGGCAAACCAGATTCAGAATGGAATTTGTCTGATTGAAGGAAAACAGCTTCCAGAGGATGCCGAGCTGATGACTGGACAG AAGAGGAACACAAGACAGACATGTACAGTTCAGCTGCTCATTACACCG GATGATCATCGTTTATCAGCTGCTGCGCAACCGTGTGGAGGCAGTGTATCCGTCAGAGGTGCGATCCACAGCAGAGCGTACCTACATAGCAACAAACCAAAAGCCAGACTGGCTGAAAAG GTACTGAAGAGGGATGTGCTATCTACGGTGGCTACAAGGGTCCAAATGCTGGTGGAAGAGCTGCTGATATCAGAGGAGAGCAAGGGCGGCTTTAAAGACAAACATCCAATGg AAAAATTCTGTCTCCCTCGTCGCATCTTCTGTCCAGTAAAATTATGtgggccagtgtgtgtgtgtgactaccAGTTCAGTGATGAAGGCCAGTCAGAGGCAATTGAAAGATTGAAGGAGATGCTGGACATTGATATAGCTGAGGAAGACTTGGATACCACACAGGAAACACCTGCTGAAATCCAGGAGAGAGGTGTTGCATCAG AGCTCACGGTGGAAACTGCTGAAGCACTGGAGACCAAAAGGAGCAACTATGTTG GTGTTGTCATGGCCACTGCTGTTGCCCTTCTCGCCACCGCTGCCTCAATGCTCTATCtaaatgacatttaa
- the dpydb gene encoding dihydropyrimidine dehydrogenase [NADP(+)], producing MLSKDPPDIESILALNPKVKTHAQIISTASKKTEKKHWKRNPERNCNSCVELENNFDDIKHTTLSERGALREAIRCLKCADAPCQKSCPTNLDIKSFITSISNKNYYGAARAILSDNPLGLTCGMVCPTSELCVGGCNLYASEEGPINIGGLQQFATEVFSKMGIPQIRNPELPPANEMPQSYHTPIALIGCGPASVSCASFLGRLGYDNITIFEKQKYIGGLSTSEIPQFRLPYSVVQFEIDLMKDLGVKVVCEKGLGVDGMTLMSIKEKGFKAVFIGIGLPQANRAKMFEGLNMDQGFFTSKDFLPMVASASKPGMCQCRSTLPALRGSVIVLGAGDTAFDCATSALRCGARRVYVCFRRGFTNIRAVPEEMELAKEEQCEFLPFLSPREVIIKNGRVAGLQFCRTEQTADGDWLEDEEQVVRLKADYIISAFGSMLSDPQVTAAMSPVKLTRWGTPEVNTDTMQTSEPWVFAGGDVAGLANTTVESVNDGKQASWHIHRYIQSLHGQTVDTSPKLPLFYSAIDQVDISIDLCGIKFPNPFGLASAPPTTSTAMIRRAFEQGWGFALTKTFALDKDLVTNVSPRIVRGTTAGNLFGPGQGSFLNIELISEKTAAYWCQSVTELKKDFPNNVIISSIMCSYSKEDWTVLAKMAEKSGADALELNLSCPHGMGERGMGLACGQDPEMVRNICRWVRAAISIPFFAKLTPNVTDIVVIARAAYEGGANGVTATNTVSGLMGLKSDGQPWPGVGKGKRTTYGGVSGNAIRPIALRAVSAIAKEIPGFPILATGGIDSAETGLQFLNAGATVLQICSAVQNQDFTVIEDYCVGLKALLYLMSLDLKGWDGQSPPTERHQKGKPVPKLEDLVGKNLPSFGPYLQQKTEAIATYKKHLRESGKTDVMEDITRVSKPKKTVPAVKDVIARALRYIGSYQELNNMEQVQALIDEEMCINCGKCYMTCNDSGYQAIEFNPETHLPFVNDSCTGCTLCLSVCPIIDCIKMVTRTSPYEPKRGVPISPVC from the exons ATGCTGAGTAAAGATCCTCCAGATATTGAG AGCATCCTGGCTCTGAATCCCAAGGTGAAGACTCATGCTCAGATCATCTCCACTGCAAGcaagaagacagaaaagaaacactGGAAGAGAAACCCTGAGAGAAACTGCAAT TCTTGTGTGGAATTAGAGAACAATTTCgatgacatcaaacacacaaccCTGAGTGAGCGAGGAGCTCTTCGAGAAGCAATAAG GTGTCTAAAATGCGCAGACGCTCCGTGTCAAAAGAGCTGCCCAACCAACCTGGACATAAAGTCCTTCATTACAAGCATCTCTAATAAG AACTACTATGGGGCAGCTCGGGCCATCCTCTCTGACAACCCCCTGGGTCTGACCTGTGGAATGGTTTGTCCAACATCAGAACTGTGTGTGGGGGGCTGCAACCTATATGCTTCTGAGGAGGGACCCATTAATATTGGAGGGTTACAGCAGTTTGCTACAGAG GTGTTTAGCAAGATGGGAATTCCTCAGATCAGGAATCCTGAACTCCCACCTGCCAATGAGATGCCACAGTCATATCACACTCCTatagctctgattggctgtggcccAGCGTCAGTCAGCTGTGCTTCCTTCCTGGGTCGTCTTGGATATGATAATATTACCATATTTGAGAAGCAGAAGTACATTGGAGGATTGAG CACATCAGAAATCCCTCAGTTCCGACTTCCCTATAGTGTTGTCCAGTTTGAAATAGATCTGATGAAGGACTTAGGAGTCAAG GTGGTGTGTGAGAAAGGTCTGGGTGTTGATGGGATGACTCTGATGTCCATTAAAGAGAAAGGATTCAAAGCTGTCTTCATTGGGATCG gtcTTCCTCAGGCCAACAGAGCTAAAATGTTCGAAGGTTTGAATATGGATCAAGGCTTCTTCACTTCAAAGGATTTTCTGCCCATGGTGGCTTCAGCCAGCAAGCCAG gGATGTGTCAGTGTCGCTCTACTTTGCCAGCATTAAGAGGGTCAGTGATTGTGTTGGGGGCCGGTGACACAGCGTTCGACTGTGCCACCTCAGCCCTTCGCTGCGGAGCCAGGAGAGTGTACGTATGCTTCAGGAGGGGTTTCACCAACATCAGGGCTGTTCCTGAGGAG ATGGAGTTAGCAAAGGAGGAGCAGTGCGAGTTCCTGCCCTTCCTATCTCCTCGTGAGGTCATCATAAAGAATGGTCGGGTCGCTGGATTACAGTTCTGTCGAACTGAGCAGACCGCGGATGGTGACTGGCTGGAAGATGAGGAACAAGTTGTCAGGCTGAAGGCCGATTACATTATTAGTGCCTTTGGTTCCATGCTCAGCGACCCCCAAG TGACTGCAGCCATGTCTCCTGTGAAACTGACCCGCTGGGGTACTCCAGAGGTGAACACGGACACCATGCAGACCAGTGAACCCTGGGTGTTTGCAGGAGGAGATGTCGCTGGTTTAGCAAACACCACAGTGGAGTCAGTCAACGATGGAAAACAGGCCTCGTGGCATATTCACAGATATATTCAG TCCCTGCACGGACAAACAGTGGACACATCTCCCAAGCTGCCGTTGTTCTACAGTGCAATAGATCAAGTGGATATCAGCATTGATCTTTGTGGGATTAAGTTTCCCAACCCATTTGGCCTGGCGTCTGCTCCCCCAACCACCAGTACAGCTATGATTAGAAGAGCTTTTGAACAAGGATGGGGCTTTGCACTGACCAAGACATTTGCACTTGATAAG GACCTTGTGACCAACGTGTCTCCTCGTATAGTGCGTGGCACAACCGCCGGTAATCTGTTTGGACCGGGTCAAGGCTCGTTCCTCAACATTGAGCTTATCAGTGAGAAAACGGCAGCTTACTGGTGTCAGTCAGTCACTGAGCTAAAGAAGGACTTCCCCAATAAT GTGATCATCTCTAGTATCATGTGTAGTTACAGCAAGGAGGACTGGACGGTACTTGCGAAGATGGCAGAG aaaTCAGGAGCTGATGCACTGGAGCTGAACCTGTCTTGTCCTCATGGGATGGGAGAGAGAGGCATGGGACTGGCGTGTGGACAG GACCCAGAGATGGTGCGTAACATTTGTCGCTGGGTGCGTGCAGCCATTTCCATTCCCTTCTTTGCCAAACTGACGCCAAATGTTACCGACATTGTTGTCATTGCCAGGGCTGCTTATGAAG GTGGAGCAAACGGAGTAACGGCCACCAACACAGTGTCAGGCCTCATGGGGTTGAAGTCTGATGGTCAGCCCTGGCCAGGTGTTGGAAAAGGCAAACGCACCACATATGGAGGAGTGTCTG GTAATGCCATCAGACCCATTGCTCTCAGAGCAGTGTCAGCAATCGCCAAAGAAATTCCTGGTTTCCCAATTCTGGCCACTGGAGGTATTGACTCAGCAGAGACTGGTCTACAGTTCCTTAACGCTGGCGCCACAGTCTTACAG ATATGTAGTGCAGTGCAGAACCAGGACTTCACAGTGATTGAGGACTACTGTGTGG GTTTGAAGGCCTTGTTGTACCTGATGAGTCTGGACCTGAAGGGCTGGGATGGTCAATCTCCTCCAACAGAGAGACATCAGAAAGGCAAACCAGTTCCAAAACTGGAAGACTTGGTTGGAAAG AACCTCCCCAGCTTTGGCCCTTATCTGCAGCAGAAGACAGAAGCTATTGCAACATACAAGAAACATCTCAGAGAATCTGGTAAAACTGATGTGATGGAAGACATCACCCGGGTCAGCAAGCCCAAAAAGACGGTTCCTGCTGTCAAG gATGTGATTGCGAGAGCACTGCGCTACATTGGATCATACCAGGAGTTAAACAACATGGAGCAG GTCCAGGCTCTGATAGATGAAGAAATGTGCATTAACTGTGGTAAATGTTACATGACCTGCAATGACTCTGGCTACCAG GCCATAGAGTTCAACCCAGAGACTCACCTTCCCTTTGTGAATGATAGCTGTACTGGCTGCACTTTGTGCCTCAGCGTCTGTCCAATCATAGACTGCATCAAGATGGTTACCAGGACATCGCCTTACGAACCCAAAAGGGGAGTGCCCATTAGCCCTGTCtgctaa